From the Salana multivorans genome, the window GCCACGTCGGACCCCGCGACCGTTCCGCCTGTGGACGACGGGCTATGGACTAGAGGCTCGCCCGGGCGGCTCAGCGGCCGGCGTGCGCGCGCGAGGACGCGTACAGCACGACCGTGGCCGCCATCGCGACGTTGAGGCTCTCGGCGTGGCCGCGCAGCGGGATCGACACGACGGCGTCGGCCATCCCCCGCGCGTCGTCCGAGATGCCGTGCGCCTCGTTCCCCATGACCCAGGCGGTCGGGCGGCTCAGCAGGTCGGTGGTCTCGACGTCCACGGCTCCGTCGCCGTCCGCGGCGAGGATCGTGAGGCCGGCGCCCCGCAGCGCATCGACCGTCTCGGCCAGACCGGGCCCGCGCACGACGGGCAGGTGGAACACCGATCCCGCGCTGGACCGGACGACCTTGGGGGACGTGACGTCGACGCTGCCGGCCGTGAGGACGACGCCGTCGGCCCCGGCGGCGTCGGCCGCGCGGATGATCGTCCCGGCGTTGCCAGGGTCGGCCAGGGCCTCGCACACCACGACGAGCCGGGGGCCGTCCGCCGGCTCAGCGTCGCGGCCTCCCCCGTCGGTGCCGGCCGCCAGGACGTCCGCCAGCGTCGCCTCCGCCCGATCGACGACGGCGAGGATCCCCTGCGCGTCGCCTGACATGCGCACGAGGACCTCGGGGTCGCACGGGTGGACGTAGAGGTCGGCGGCCAGCGCCTCGTCGATGATCTCCCGCCACCGGGTCAGCGCGTCGGAACCGACGTACAGGTCGCGGACGCGAGCCGCGGCGAACCGGACGGCCTCGCGGACGGCCTGCGGGCCCTCGACGAGCATGCGCCCCGACCTGTCGCGGGCCGCGCGCTGGGCGAGCTGGCCGACGGCGCGGACACGCTCGGCGCGCGGGTTGGTCAGGGGCGAGGTCATGGGCACGGGAGCAGTCTTCCATCCCGCCCCGGCGCCGCCGTCGACGTCGCCCGCACACGAACGCGGCCCGCCCCCGGGGTGGGGACGGGCCGCGTCGATGGCGCTGGTGCGCTGGAGCTCTCGGAGCTCAGGCCGCCGACCTCGGAGCGTTGACGTCCTCGGGGAGCGCCG encodes:
- a CDS encoding TrmH family RNA methyltransferase, coding for MTSPLTNPRAERVRAVGQLAQRAARDRSGRMLVEGPQAVREAVRFAAARVRDLYVGSDALTRWREIIDEALAADLYVHPCDPEVLVRMSGDAQGILAVVDRAEATLADVLAAGTDGGGRDAEPADGPRLVVVCEALADPGNAGTIIRAADAAGADGVVLTAGSVDVTSPKVVRSSAGSVFHLPVVRGPGLAETVDALRGAGLTILAADGDGAVDVETTDLLSRPTAWVMGNEAHGISDDARGMADAVVSIPLRGHAESLNVAMAATVVLYASSRAHAGR